A genomic region of Salvelinus namaycush isolate Seneca chromosome 7, SaNama_1.0, whole genome shotgun sequence contains the following coding sequences:
- the LOC120050853 gene encoding keratin, type I cytoskeletal 18-like produces the protein MSSNRAFSMFSGAGGRGSRVSVASLEGLRNAMRSDPENSNDVSPAPGPAPDDKKTMKGLNDRLSGYLGRVRNLEEANKDLEDQIQDILDKRGDPNGRDWDVVEKPLNDLRKKLRDMTMDNARLLLQIDNTKLANDDFKNKLDNEKQARKTVERDLIGLKKMIDDTNLNRMQLESQVESVKEELAVLKKDHKDDVDELRKKIKDSNVLVEFDSQDNNLSDTLNKIRSQYEKLAKKNLKDTDDWYQSKFDSIKVEVVQNTEALHSGKNELKDLRRQRHLLEIDIQSIMSLVHSHEESLKDTDGRYNREMTRLNKILLQLEGELVQVRTQVERHVDDYQELLHVKMKLEAEIENYRSLMHDIAPDDSVGFSLEQAVNCEPPQPPKKALMKDEVDGKEVPKKTEAPATQKSLPPIQEAPTKKTEAPATQKSLPPIQEAPTKKTEAPATQEAPTNKTEAPATQKSLPPIQEAPTKKTEAPATQEAPTNTEAPTKAAKAETPTTEAGPS, from the exons ATGTCTAGTAACAGAGCCTTTAGCATGTTCAGTGGGGCCGGGGGAAGAGGCTCCAGGGTGTCCGTGGCCAGTCTGGAGGGGCTACGGAACGCGATGCGTTCTGACCCAGAGAATTCAAACGATGTCTCTCCTGCCCCCGGGCCCGCCCCGGATGATAAGAAGACCATGAAGGGTCTCAACGACCGTCTGTCCGGCTACCTGGGCAGGGTGAGGAACCTGGAGGAAGCCAATAAAGATCTGGAGGACCAGATTCAGGACATCTTGGACAAGAGAGGAGACCCCAACGGCCGTGACTGGGATGTGGTTGAGAAACCGTTGAATGACCTCAGGAAGAAG CTCCGTGATATGACCATGGATAATGCACGTTTGTTACTGCAAATTGACAACACCAAACTGGCCAATGATGACTTCAAAAACAA GCTGGACAACGAGAAGCAGGCCAGGAAGACTGTGGAGCGGGACCTGATTGGTCTGAAGAAGATGATTGACGACACCAACCTGAACCGCATGCAGCTGGAGAGCCAGGtcgagtctgtgaaggaagagcTCGCCGTCCTCAAGAAGGACCATAAGGAT GACGTTGATGAGCTGCGTAAGAAGATCAAGGACTCCAACGTCCTCGTGGAGTTTGACTcccaggacaataacctgagtGATACACTCAACAAGATCCGCTCCCAGTACGAGAAACTGGCCAAGAAGAACCTCAAGGATACCGACGACTGGTACCAGAGCAAG tttGACAGCATCAAGGTAGAGGTGGTTCAGAATACTGAGGCTCTGCATTCAGGCAAGAATGAGCTCAAAGACCTGCGCAGACAGAGACACCTCCTGGAGATAGACATACAGTCTATAATGAGCTTG GTCCACTCCCACGAGGAATCTCTGAAGGACACGGATGGGCGGTACAACCGTGAGATGACCCGCCTCAATAAGATCCTGCTGCAGTTGGAGGGAGAGCTGGTCCAGGTGAGGACGCAGGTGGAGAGGCATGTGGATGACTACCAGGAGCTGCTTCACGTCAAGATGAAGCTGGAGGCCGAGATCGAGAACTACCGCAGCCTAATGCACGACATCGCCCCCGACGACAG CGTGGGCTTTTCTTTAGAGCAGGCAGTGAATTGTG AGCCGCCCCAGCCACCTAAGAAAGCCTTGATGAAGGATGAGGTGGATGGAAAGGAGGTCCCCAAAAAGACAGAAGCCCCGGCAACTCAGAAAAGTCTCCCTCCAATCCAAGAGGCCCCCACAAAGAAGACAGAAGCCCCTGCAACTCAGAAAAGTCTCCCTCCAATCCAAGAGGCCCCCACAAAGAAGACAGAAGCCCCTGCAACTCAAGAGGCCCCCACAAATAAGACAGAAGCCCCTGCAACTCAGAAAAGTCTCCCTCCAATCCAAGAGGCCCCCACAAAAAAGACAGAAGCCCCTGCAACTCAAGAGGCCCCCACAAATACAGAGGCTCCTACAAAGGCAGCTAAGGCTGAGACACCAACAACCGAAGCAGGCCCCAGCTGA
- the LOC120050854 gene encoding intermediate filament protein ON3-like — protein sequence MSKPGGYSSQSDTPSGNKPKSYPNVATNKDLLEPNNPKVDPKDQSAKTQEKDQMVGLNDKFIAFIDKVQNLEQQNKVLDTRLKILKEQEDYQGNVDAVVQQLANELQRQIENLARDKQKLKQELARCQDEVDQTRNKYQDEIQKKSDLENDFVINKKDVDEGHLAAVDLALELEDLMGELDFLRRGYDEELKELESHIQNETVVVKESNKRSLDMDEIIDSVKKQYTDMASRAREGAELWNQKKMDDIVLTAGQYEQDVRDVRKEIADMLRLTQRLKAELETLKKQKIVIEKDIEVVEVDGQNALEQARDNIVALEDALRRAKQDMARQVREYQELMNLKLALDIEIATYRKLLEGEEMRMNDHIRQQDAVAPPTSPRKPLLTLKPLPLDAVAPRTSPRKRLLIRIEVEAGRVMSKSLHYSDN from the exons atGTCCAAACCAGGCGGATACAGCAGCCAGTCCGACACTCCCTCCGGTAACAAGCCCAAAAGCTACCCGAACGTCGCCACTAACAAGGACCTTCTAGAGCCCAACAACCCGAAGGTGGACCCGAAGGACCAGTCAGCCAAGACCCAGGAGAAGGACCAGATGGTTGGACTCAACGACAAGTTTATAGCGTTTATTGACAAG GTGCAAAACCTGGAGCAGCAGAACAAGGTCCTGGACACGCGCCTGAAGATCCTGAAGGAGCAGGAGGACTACCAAGGCAACGTGGACGCTGTGGTCCAACAGCTGGCCAACGAGTTGCAGCGGCAGATCGAGAACCTGGCCCGGGACAAACAGAAACTGAAGCAGGAGCTGGCCCGCTGCCAGGACGAAGTGGACCAGACACGCAACAA GTACCAGGATGAGATCCAGAAGAAGTCGGATCTGGAGAATGACTTTGTGATCAACAAGAAGGATGTGGATGAGGGCCACCTGGCAGCCGTGGATCTGGCTCTGGAACTGGAGGACCTGATGGGagaactggacttcctgaggcGGGGCTATGATGAG GAGCTGAAGGAGCTGGAGTCTCATATCCAGAATGAGACGGTGGTCGTGAAGGAAAGCAACAAAAGATCTCTAGACATGGACGAGATCATCGACAGCGTCAAGAAACAGTACACGGACATGGCATCCCgtgccagagagggggcagagCTGTGGAACCAGAAAAAG atGGATGACATAGTGCTGACAGCAGGTCAGTATGAGCAGGATGTACGTGATGTGAGGAAGGAGATTGCTGACATGCTCCGTCTAACACAGAGACTGAAGGCAGAGCTGGAGACCCTCAAGAAGCAG AAAATAGTTATTGAGAAGGACATTGAGGTTGTGGAGGTGGATGGGCAGAATGCGTTGGAGCAGGCCAGGGATAATATTGTTGCGCTGGAAGACGCTCTCCGCAGGGCCAAGCAGGACATGGCCCGTCAGGTCAGGGAGTACCAGGAACTGATGAACCTCAAACTGGCCCTGGACATCGAGATCGCCACCTACAGGAAGctactggagggagaggagatgag AATGAATGACCATATACGTCAGCAAG ATGCCGTTGCCCCCCCAACCAGCCCCAGGAAGCCCCTCCTGACTCTGAAGCCCCTCCCATTAGATGCCGTTGCCCCCCGAACCAGCCCCAGGAAGCGTCTGCTGATCAGAATTGAGGTGGAGGCGGGCAGGGTCATGTCCAAGAGCTTGCACTACTCTGACAATTAA